One Cheilinus undulatus linkage group 22, ASM1832078v1, whole genome shotgun sequence DNA window includes the following coding sequences:
- the gltpd2a gene encoding ceramide-1-phosphate transfer protein — translation MVFLKRTMLRRFLIMSAMLAMFLFITSFWLPQGRFRDCGGPGQPCLSFYQQMPDSPLVPAEWVDLDKAPAIIKDCPGQSFQARLLLQHLKSSLADADDVLLEPYLQSWDQLLNFMESLGTMVSFFSQKVKEKVVLIRELSLKHSLEAHGKRGPSDHSGLQTPESFGLKKGVREESAYRSVRSMVEAELKEGVVDFSRRTDSGCRTLLRLHRSLLWLRLMLEGLAEGPDADGQFKTPGELSRDAYKVALAPHHPWMLRQAAELVFLALPDRRYFLQLVCVTSQREATPVLRIVIHALKLVHTQTQKILAEQKMLELP, via the exons ATGGTTTTCCTCAAACGGACGATGCTGCGTCGCTTCCTGATAATGTCGGCCATGTTGGCTATGTTCCTCTTCATCACCTCCTTCTGGTTAC CTCAGGGCAGATTCAGAGACTGTGGCGGTCCTGGGCAGCCATGTTTAAGTTTTTACCAACAAATG CCGGACTCTCCATTGGTCCCTGCAGAGTGGGTGGACCTGGATAAAGCCCCGGCCATCATCAAGGACTGTCCAGGCCAGTCGTTCCAGGCTCGGCTTCTTCTGCAGCACTTAAAGTCCAGCCTGGCCGACGCCGATGACGTCCTGCTGGAGCCGTACCTGCAGAGCTGGGATCAGCTGCTCAA CTTCATGGAGTCTCTCGGGACGATGGTCAGTTTCTTCTCTCAGAAGGTCAAAGAAAAGGTTGTTCTTATACGAGAGCTGTCGCTCAAACACAGCCTAGAGGCTCATGGGAAACGTGGTCCGTCCGACCACTCTGGACTACAAACCCCAGAATCCTTTGGGCTTAAAAAAGGAGTAAGAGaagaaagt GCGTACCGTTCAGTGCGATCTATGGTGGAGGCGGAGCTAAAAGAGGGCGTGGTTGACTTCTCCCGCCGTACAGATTCAGGCTGCAGGACTCTGCTGCGGCTGCACCGCTCACTGCTGTGGTTGAGGCTCATGTTGGAGGGTTTGGCTGAAGGACCGGACGCTGACGGGCAATTTAAAACACCTGGAGAGCTGAGCAG AGACGCGTATAAAGTGGCGTTGGCGCCCCACCACCCCTGGATGCTCCGTCAGGCTGCAGAGCTGGTCTTCCTTGCCCTCCCAGACAGACGCTACTTCCTGCAGCTGGTGTGTGTGACGAGCCAGCGAGAGGCCACGCCTGTCCTTCGCATCGTCATCCACGCTCTAAAGCTCGTCCACACGCAAACGCAGAAAATTCTTGCTGAACAGAAAATGCTTGAGCTGCCCTGA
- the LOC121504393 gene encoding zinc finger protein 252-like has translation MFYWMKRTRGGSEALDGLGNMSKSDILRGIVNEKLTTAAQEILAVVERTVAGYEEEAAGFRREIDRQRRQLEVLLQPRVTLEKRALIQEEEIHDVVVLSEEEEEERPKQPSGAEDTESLGLWFDEYEDDDNVGDEERASVHLTSPSSRQRKEDLKDPDFQITPRLISSKVRPGKRKPGRPRLSESQNHLDLKIRILESSQIDVLSNRVFPNCPLHDLRCPRGLQEAEFLERLRLTFPQLANQESFEFFTTDKSRRLFPLVVTTRTPEEICRSIRLSGSGKSALYIRIKTAGDPQASSDGVNLMQGEDVSPSTSADQTLTGFASPGVSSEKRKRGRPRLGEEPTHYRLRICMLEDSTSDVLSKEDMLKSPIQDLSCPRGLQEEDFLSLLRSTFPRLADEKPFQVFKSDRSRRLQRLPVTSMTPDEIFRSMRSTGVEKAVLYLRLKTGEEEEEVHLQKNSSDSPETSAVKLKTDEGGLTSRSLGQLVASRASVLSSSSKETENVDDGDAAESQGDSSDNEEAKDRDEEWKPDPEESRSKTKRGRGVKLMEASKDPCRVCGVAYSIQSSLVKHAWNHVEEAQRLCGVCGENFESVDQLKEHLRNYQETHDCAFCGKSFLTITGLEHHTTRHTGDRPFKCDICSKAFAHRYALGRHRWVHAPVKPHKCDVCSKEFSLKATLQAHKKTHASKVRYNCPMCGKSLSDLRSLARHKATHSGERRFGCEVCGKRFKLLYTLKAHEKTHESRERLFLCHICCKSFFSNCGLKAHMRTHSDVRPFPCGVCGKGFVSNGERKVHMRIHTGEAPYGCSQCGRYFKRKTHLNSHLRSHLGLKLFVCSVCGKACSRQEHLNVHMRTHNGERPYQCNFCDKAFTQGHCLKTHIKTHHHQETQLMNALKTKSPDMDDLMKSE, from the exons ATGTTTTACTGGATGAAGAGGACCCGTGGAGGCTCGGAGGCCTTGGACGGGCTCGGGAACATGTCTAAGTCCGACATTCTGAGAGGAATCGTGAACGAGAAGCTGACCACGGCCGCTCAGGAGATCCTGGCCGTGGTGGAGAGGACGGTGGCCGGGTATGAGGAGGAGGCGGCGGGCTTCAGGCGGGAGATAGACCGGCAGAGGAGGCAGCTGGAGGTGCTGCTGCAGCCGAGGGTCACCCTGGAGAAGAGAG CCCTCATCCAGGAGGAAGAAATTCATGATGTGGTGGTTTTgagtgaagaggaggaagaggagcggCCCAAACAGCCATCTG GTGCGGAGGACACTGAGAGTCTGGGCCTGTGGTTTGATGAATATGAAGACGATGATAATGTCGGGGATGAAGAGCGGGCTTCGGTGCATTTAACGAGTCCGAGCTCcagacagagaaaagaagaCCTGAAGGACCCGGACTTTCAGATAACACCCAG GTTAATCTCCTCCAAAGTTCGTCCTGGGAAAAGAAAACCAGGCAGACCCCGACTCAGCGAGTCCCAGAACCACCTCGATCTGAAGATCCGCATCCTGGAGAGCTCCCAGATCGACGTGCTGTCCAACAGAG TGTTCCCAAACTGTCCACTCCACGACCTGAGGTGTCCTCGCGGCCTGCAGGAGGCGGAGTTCCTGGAGCGTCTGAGGTTGACCTTCCCTCAGCTGGCCAATCAGGAGTCTTTTGAGTTCTTCACGACGGATAAATCGAGGCGGCTTTTTCCTCTGGTGGTGACGACTCGAACGCCTGAGGAGATCTGCAGGAGCATCCGGCTGAGTGGGTCGGGGAAATCTGCCCTCTACATCCGCATAAAG ACAGCGGGGGATCCTCAGGCCAGCAGCGACGGCGTAAACCTCATGCAGGGAGAAGATGTTTCTCCGTCTACATCAGCTGACCAGACGCTTACGGG GTTTGCATCTCCTGGAGTTTCGTCTGAGAAAAGAAAGCGTGGCAGACCCCGCCTCGGAGAAGAGCCGACCCACTACCGTCTCCGGATCTGCATGCTGGAGGATTCCACGTCTGACGTGCTCTCAAAAGAAG ACATGCTGAAGTCTCCGATCCAGGACCTCAGCTGTCCTCGTGGACTTCAAGAGGAGGACTTCCTGTCCCTGCTGAGGTCGACCTTCCCTCGGCTGGCCGATGAAAAGCCTTTCCAAGTGTTCAAGTCGGACCGCAGCAGGCGGCTCCAGCGGCTGCCGGTGACGTCGATGACGCCGGACGAGATCTTCAGGAGCATGAGGAGCACCGGGGTGGAGAAGGCAGTCCTCTACCTCCGCCTGAAG acgggagaggaagaggaggaggtccacctgcagaaaaacagctctgattCTCCAGAAACTTCTGCTGTGAAGTTAAAAACGGATGAAGGTGGACTCACTTCAAG ATCCTTGGGTCAGCTTGTGGCCAGCAGAGCATCCGTCCTGTCCAGTAGCTCTAAAGAGACTGAGAACGTCGATGACGGAGATGCAGCTGAGAGCCAAGGGGACTCGAGCGACAACGAAGAGGCGAAAGACCGAGATGAAGAATGGAAACCAGATCCCGAAGAGAGCAGGTCAAAAACAAAGAGAGGTAGGGGTGTGAAGCTGATGGAGGCCAGTAAAGACCCATGCAGAGTCTGTGGCGTCGCGTACAGTATCCAGAGCAGCCTGGTCAAACACGCCTGGAATCACGTGGAGGAGGCGCAGAGGTTGTGTGGAGTGTGCGGGGAGAACTTCGAGTCTGTGGACCAGTTAAAGGAACACCTGAGGAATTACCAAGAAACTCACGACTGTGCATTCTGCGGGAAGTCTTTCCTCACCATCACTGGCCTGGAGCACCACACCACACGCCACACAGGGGACAGACCATTTAAATGTGACATCTGCAGCAAGGCGTTCGCACACAGGTACGCGCTGGGCCGCCATCGTTGGGTCCACGCACCCGTCAAACCACATAAATGTGACGTATGCTCGAAGGAATTCAGTCTGAAGGCTACGCTCCAAGCTCACAAGAAGACCCATGCATCAAAAGTCCGCTATAACTGCCCCATGTGTGGGAAGTCTCTGTCTGACCTGCGATCCCTGGCTCGCCACAAGGCAACGCATTCTGGAGAGAGACGCTTCGGCTGTGAGGTCTGCGGGAAGCGATTCAAGCTCCTGTACACTTTAAAAGCTCATGAGAAGACTCATGAATCCAGAGAGAGGCTATTCCTCTGCCACATCTGCTGCAAAAGCTTCTTCTCGAACTGCGGCCTGAAGGCGCACATGAGGACGCACAGCGACGTGCGCCCGTTCCCCTGCGGCGTCTGCGGGAAAGGCTTCGTGTCCAACGGAGAGCGGAAAGTTCACATGCGAATCCACACTGGAGAGGCGCCGTATGGCTGCTCGCAGTGCGGACGCTACTTCAAGCGAAAGACTCACCTGAACTCGCACTTGAGGAGCCACCTGGGCCTCAAACTGTTCGTGTGCAGCGTCTGTGGGAAGGCGTGCTCTCGACAGGAACACCTAAACGTCCACATGAGAACGCACAATGGGGAGAGGCCGTACCAGTGCAACTTCTGTGACAAAGCCTTTACCCAGGGTCACTGTCTGAAAACGCACATAAAGACCCACCACCACCAGGAAACCCAGCTCATGAACGCCCTGAAAACTAAAAGTCCAGATATGGATGATCTGATGAAGTCAGAATGA